One Populus nigra chromosome 16, ddPopNigr1.1, whole genome shotgun sequence genomic window, TTCGGATGAGTAAACGGCGAAATTAGAACAGGAACATACCACCAATAGAGATGCATCGGTTCACCAAGAACTTCGATTATAAAAATCTCTCGTAAATTCAGCCTGCAAAAGTTCAGTATATATGCcttctctgattttttttcaaatcctaGAACTGTGATAGCCTAACTCAGTTCTCATTTTCGACAAACTGTGTATATTGTCACAGTAGTGCTCCAAAAATGCACCGAGATACATGAATAAGAAGATTTGCAGGACCTAGATGGCCAAAAACTGTACTGAAATAGGAACATTATCTTAAAAAGAATGCAGAAATCTATTATCTGATCTTGGCTAACATATTCTCCAGAATAAAATGCATAAAAACGAGCTGCAAAGGGAGTTAGAGAAAATCAACATGATTGAATCAGTTTTCAGCTGCAAATCTGATCATGTTTCTACGTACTGTTAGCTTTGGTGGGATTTCATGTTTAGCTTACCTAAGAAGGCAAAAGAAATGTAAGTCAACGGAGAGGGAACCCACAAGATGCAATCAGAGTTGTAGAGAACATATAATTTATGGTCAGAGGATGACATTGATGTGGTCGGTACACCATGCCACCATCAATCTTTCTTAAGATTGTGGCAagcaatattatcaattttcaCCCAAAATACGTTCACAGGTAAAAGCAAAGGAAATAATGCACACCCTTATTGTCAAGACACCCACTTGCTATTTCTTTCCTTCCTGTTTTCTGTGTTTTCAAGCAAACTAGTTGTTGCAACAGTGTTTGTTCCTCTCTCTCCACTGATTTCCCTTTACCTTCGAAGTAAGATAAGCCATTTAACAGCTAAGTTTCTGAACTAAAATTGTACATTACACCTAACTCTAATCTTCCACcgctataattataaaaaccctCTCCGTCCCCTCTCTATGCATCAAACACTTGTAGCTAGTAGCAGCAATATAGCCCACCTCATCCAAAAACCACTAAAATGGTGCCACAATTTCTGTTCTCAGCTTCTTTTATTCTATTCTTCCTTCTTCATAGCTCTCCAACCCTAGCTCAGTCACCAGCTGCAGCCCCAGCACCACCTGGTCCAACCAATGTCACCAAAGTCCTAGAAAAAGGTGGTCAGTTTAGCGTTTTTATCAGGCTTTTGAAAGCCACTCAAGAGGATGTCACATTGAATGGCCAGCTCAACAACACAAACAATGCTATAACCATCTTTGCACCTAGCGATAACGCATTTTCAAGTCTCAAATCAGGCACCCTCAACTCCCTAAGCGATCAAGAAAAGGCTGAGCTAGTACAGTTTCACATTATACCACAATTTCTATCAAGTTCCCAGTTCCAGACTGTGAGCAACCCTCTGACCACACAGGCAG contains:
- the LOC133675146 gene encoding fasciclin-like arabinogalactan protein 12; translated protein: MVPQFLFSASFILFFLLHSSPTLAQSPAAAPAPPGPTNVTKVLEKGGQFSVFIRLLKATQEDVTLNGQLNNTNNAITIFAPSDNAFSSLKSGTLNSLSDQEKAELVQFHIIPQFLSSSQFQTVSNPLTTQAGSGGRLELNVTTTGNSVNITTGLTNTSVSGTIYTDNQLAVYQVDKVLLPLDIFTPKPPTPAPAPEKPKKRSKAAASPESPADTSEAVSFTVLNNVVFFGVCMVAAIYSL